In the genome of Candidatus Krumholzibacteriia bacterium, the window CGCTACGCGGCCCGCGGCTGAACCGGAGCATAGGGGTTCGGTTGTTTGCGATTTACATCCAGGGCGGCATCCACCACGGGCTCTGGCAGCGGTAGATGCTCGTCTTGCTTGAAGCCGATTGGATGGTGAGTGAACATGATAGCCCGCGAGATCAAGCGGTTAGAGGAGCAACTCAAGCGAGCGCTGGAGGGGGAGGCATGGCATGGGCCGTCCGTGCTGGAATCTCTTGCTGGAGTCTCCGCGCATGAGGCGGCTGCACACCCAATCTCGGGTGCCCACAGCATTTGGGAGATCGTTCTGCATCTGACTACTGACTACGGCCTCGTCCTCCGCCGCCTGTCTGGAGATGGGCGCCAGCTCACGCCGGAAGAGAACTGGCCGCCTTGCCCGGCAGCAACCGAAGAGAACTGGAGGAAGGCTGCGCAGGACCTCACGAAACTCAACCCGCTCGTGT includes:
- a CDS encoding DinB family protein, which codes for MIAREIKRLEEQLKRALEGEAWHGPSVLESLAGVSAHEAAAHPISGAHSIWEIVLHLTTDYGLVLRRLSGDGRQLTPEENWPPCPAATEENWRKAAQDLTKLNPLVSEVPYTAYTQFIGVTQHGLYHAGQIALLKRALRTG